The Lycium ferocissimum isolate CSIRO_LF1 chromosome 1, AGI_CSIRO_Lferr_CH_V1, whole genome shotgun sequence genome includes a region encoding these proteins:
- the LOC132056269 gene encoding U3 small nucleolar RNA-associated protein 20-like, producing MLHDIIMKFPVSIIDEQSQTFFLHLVVCLANDRDNKVRSMTGTVIKLLIGRVSPRSLQSILEFSRSWYLGDKPHLWSVAALVLGSLIEVLKDGFQKYIDSLLPVLRNILQSAVNVITNKQVDIPNDATISSWKEAYYSLVLFEKILNQFPKLCFRKDLKDLWEAICELLLHPHLWLRNISNRLVACYFATVTEACKENLKGTYYLMRPSRLFFIATSLCCPLKVLQTDDAASDLITQNLVFSICSLHSFLGRNECKDRDKFWSTFEHDEQGLLLKAFQQLDSRKGKNIYLSRL from the exons ATGCTTCACGATATTATAATGAAATTCCCAGTTAGCATCATAGATGAACAATCTCAGACGTTTTTTCTGCATTTGGTGGTTTGTCTGGCGAATGATCGTGACAACAAAGTTCGTTCAATGACTGGCACAGTCATAAAGTTACTTATTGGACGAGTCAGCCCCCGTTCGCTCCAGTCAATTCTTGAGTTTAGTCGATCCTGGTATCTGGGAGATAAACCTCATTTATGGAGTGTTGCAGCACTG GTTTTGGGGTCACTCATTGAAGTACTTAAAGATGGTTTCCAAAAGTATATTGATAGCCTCTTGCCTGTTTTGAGAAACATCTTGCAATCTGCTGTTAATGTTATTACAAATAAGCAAGTGGATATACCCAATGATGCAACGATTTCATCTTGGAAAGAAGCATATTATTCACTGGTTCTGTTTGAGAAGATATTAAATCAATTTCCTAAGTTGTGCTTCAGAAAGGATCTCAAG GATCTGTGGGAAGCAATCTGCGAGTTGCTTTTGCATCCGCATCTGTGGTTGCGCAACATATCAAACCGTCTTGTGGCTTGCTACTTTGCCACTGTGACCGAGGCTTGTAAAGAAAACCTTAAAGGAACTTATTATTTGATGAGGCCAAGTAGACTTTTCTTCATAGCTACTTCTCTTTGTTGTCCGCTGAAGGTGCTGCAGACTGATGATGCTGCCAGTGATCTCATTACTCAAAATCTTGTCTTTTCAATTTGCTCCCTGCATTCATTCTTAGGAAGAAATGAATGTAAAGATCGAGACAAGTTCTGGTCCACCTTTGAACATGATGAGCAGGGTCTTCTACTTAAGGCTTTTCAACAGCTTGATTCAAGGAAAGGGAAAAACATCTATTTATCTCGTCTCTGA
- the LOC132056010 gene encoding uncharacterized protein LOC132056010 yields the protein MFAAQELNVLDLRELKLELPHDGIKFSSLRKLKLSRMFLDEHFIRALCASCICLEELTLHQCRGLASFQITGPKLRSVWLNQFFHEIKTLDTVAPNLENLHIAGNSRDLLEAIKISACKALKSLHLNCVGVTDEQDIFSSLSNLETLHLFHCNALKTMKMSSDRLECLVVRWCRNLIDVELDTPNLTIFSYTTHYDPQLPTLKLKASMLLKVQLGLYPAQSTWFDSHWYSKLLKFLGNFNQSKAIDLSCDSEKVIVIPKDMRKNLVPPLYGTDSLHIEFVCVKNQNYSVVDVLDSLLWIFPQLSTLSFSRCTKLSTLKFIYHGDAIDEDYEKICCASLLLKRRWRHNKLKEVQMENFEGAEKRKLRNYLSLMIISRILQQRRQRIRASSPKNTQHTHMAVLLRNPNNIRYIRDDLTFPNNCSL from the coding sequence ATGTTTGCTGCTCAAGAACTAAATGTTCTTGATTTACGCGAACTTAAGCTGGAATTGCCCCATGATGGCATAAAGTTTTCATCTTTGCGAAAGTTGAAGCTCTCTCGCATGTTTTTGGACGAGCACTTTATTCGAGCTTTATGTGCTAGCTGCATTTGTTTAGAGGAACTAACTTTACATCAATGTCGGGGTCTTGCCAGTTTTCAAATTACTGGACCCAAACTGAGGAGTGTTTGGTTGAATCAGTTTTTTCATGAAATCAAGACGTTAGATACCGTAGCACCTAATCTTGAAAATCTTCACATCGCGGGCAATAGTCGGGACCTGCTAGAAGCAATTAAAATATCTGCTTGCAAAGCCTTGAAAAGTTTGCACCTCAATTGTGTGGGTGTTACTGACGAACAAGACATTTTTTCAAGCCTATCCAATCTTGAAACCTTGCACTTATTCCATTGCAATGCATTGAAGACAATGAAGATGTCAAGTGACAGGCTCGAGTGTCTTGTAGTAAGGTGGTGCAGAAATCTTATTGATGTTGAACTAGATACTCCTAATTTAACAATTTTCTCATATACTACTCATTATGATCCTCAATTGCCAACACTCAAATTGAAAGCTTCAATGTTGCTAAAAGTTCAGCTCGGATTGTACCCGGCACAGAGTACATGGTTTGATAGTCATTGGTATTCTAagctcttgaaatttcttggcaaCTTCAATCAGTCGAAGGCTATTGATTTATCGTGTGACAGTGAAAAGGTGATAGTTATACCCAAAGACATGAGAAAAAACTTGGTTCCTCCCTTGTATGGTACTGATTCCTTGCATATAGAATTTGTGTgtgtaaaaaatcaaaattactCAGTTGTGGACGTTCTTGATAGTTTGCTTTGGATTTTTCCTCAACTGAGTACCCTGTCTTTCTCCCGGTGTACAAAGTTGAGTACCCTGAAGTTTATATATCATGGCGATGCAATAGATGAAGATTATGAGAAAATTTGTTGTGCGTCTCTACTTCTGAAACGACGTTGGAGGCATAATAAGTTGAAGGAAGTCCAGATGGAAAACTTTGAAGGTGCGGAGAAACGGAAGTTGAGAAATTATCTTTCACTTATGATAATTTCTCGGATTCTCCAACAACGCCGACAACGTATCCGTGCCAGTTCCCCCAAAAATACACAACACACGCACATGGCGGTACTTTTGAGGAATCCGAATAATATAAGGTACATCAGAGATGATTTGACGTTCCCCAACAACTGCAgcctttga